The Streptomyces sp. HSG2 genome has a segment encoding these proteins:
- a CDS encoding SulP family inorganic anion transporter, translating to MSACVPTRTADPDRARPPHSRPSGGGPRRLRVAGADVSASIAVFLIALPLSLGIALATGAPLQAGLVAAAVGGIVAGWLGGCPLQVTGPAAGLTVVTADLIQQYGWRTTCAITILAGFAQLGLGCLRVARTALAVSPAIVHGMLAGIGVTIAVAQLHIVLGGTPQSSVPDNLRALPAQLADLHPAALSVSTLTLALLLLWPRLPGRTGRGLGKVPAALVAVTGSTAVAALTGLRLPKVDLPSWSSHALATLPDGPVLGLVAAVLTITLVCSVQSLLGAVAVDKLVAARGDLPPRAGRSDLDRELLGQGAANIVSGSLGGLPVAGVAVRSTANVNAGAVSRDSTMLHGGLVVVATLLLVPALELIPLAALAALVMAIGVQMVSLHHIRTVTRHREVLVYATTLGGVVILGVLEGVALGIASGVGVALHRLTRTRITHRHHDAEHHVHVRGQLTFLAVPRLSRVLHLVPPSAHVVVELDGSFMDHAAYETLQDWQKTHTARGGSVRINGRRPGTRISEPRDASTRCRCRPWTAWRNHQCDDPRATRVATDDAAGRPRAASERELARGISAFQHNTAPLVRDELSRLAREGQQPSQLFLTCADSRLVTSMITSSGPGDLFVVRNVGNLVPPPGAESGDDSVAAAIEYAVDVLKVRSITVCGHSGCGAMQALLAADPSDTDTPLQRWLRHGLPSLRRLRSEDSVRLTRDLPTGTVDAVEQLGITNVVQQLEHLRDHEAVARALRAGRLELQGMYFHVGEAQAYLLDRRGDDEMFLVVSEEAEPEDRRDAVGGDTPPDTDRAGQPV from the coding sequence ATGTCCGCCTGCGTCCCCACCCGCACCGCTGATCCAGACCGGGCCCGACCGCCCCACTCCCGCCCGTCGGGCGGCGGTCCACGCCGCCTCCGCGTCGCGGGCGCCGACGTGTCGGCCTCCATCGCGGTCTTCCTGATCGCTCTCCCGCTCTCCCTGGGCATCGCCCTGGCCACCGGCGCCCCCCTCCAGGCCGGGCTGGTCGCCGCAGCGGTGGGCGGCATCGTCGCCGGGTGGCTGGGCGGCTGCCCCCTCCAGGTCACCGGCCCCGCCGCCGGGCTCACCGTGGTCACCGCCGACCTCATTCAGCAATACGGCTGGCGGACCACGTGCGCCATCACCATTCTCGCCGGCTTCGCGCAGCTGGGCCTCGGCTGCCTTCGGGTGGCACGCACGGCCTTGGCCGTCAGTCCCGCCATCGTGCACGGCATGCTCGCCGGGATCGGCGTCACCATCGCCGTCGCGCAGTTGCACATCGTCCTCGGCGGAACACCGCAGAGTTCCGTGCCGGACAACCTGCGCGCGCTCCCCGCGCAACTCGCCGATCTGCACCCGGCCGCCCTGTCGGTGAGCACGCTGACCCTGGCCCTTCTCCTGCTCTGGCCGCGGCTTCCCGGTCGCACCGGTCGAGGGCTGGGCAAGGTCCCCGCCGCCCTTGTCGCCGTGACCGGATCGACGGCCGTCGCCGCCCTGACCGGCCTCCGACTTCCCAAGGTCGATCTGCCGTCCTGGAGCAGTCACGCGCTGGCCACGCTGCCCGACGGGCCGGTGCTGGGGCTCGTCGCCGCAGTGCTCACCATCACCCTGGTGTGCAGCGTGCAGTCCCTCCTGGGGGCCGTGGCCGTGGACAAGCTGGTCGCCGCCAGGGGCGACCTTCCGCCGAGGGCCGGACGCTCCGACCTCGACCGCGAGTTGTTGGGCCAGGGCGCGGCCAACATCGTCTCCGGTTCCCTGGGCGGCCTGCCGGTGGCCGGCGTCGCCGTGCGCAGCACCGCGAACGTCAACGCCGGGGCCGTCAGCCGGGACTCCACGATGCTGCACGGCGGCCTCGTCGTGGTCGCCACGCTGCTCCTGGTTCCCGCGCTGGAGCTGATCCCGCTCGCCGCGCTCGCCGCGTTGGTGATGGCGATCGGCGTACAGATGGTCTCGCTCCACCACATCCGCACGGTGACTCGTCACCGCGAGGTCCTGGTGTACGCGACCACCCTCGGCGGCGTCGTGATCCTCGGCGTCCTGGAGGGCGTCGCCCTGGGAATCGCCTCCGGTGTCGGTGTCGCCCTGCACCGCCTGACCCGTACGCGGATCACTCATCGACACCACGACGCCGAACACCATGTGCATGTGCGGGGGCAGTTGACCTTCCTCGCGGTGCCACGACTCAGTCGTGTCCTGCACCTCGTCCCCCCGAGCGCCCACGTCGTGGTGGAGCTGGACGGTTCCTTTATGGACCACGCGGCGTACGAGACCTTGCAGGACTGGCAGAAGACGCACACCGCGCGAGGCGGCTCCGTGCGGATCAACGGACGCCGCCCCGGCACGCGCATCTCCGAGCCGCGGGACGCCTCGACGCGTTGTCGCTGTCGCCCCTGGACCGCCTGGCGCAACCACCAATGCGACGACCCGCGCGCCACGCGCGTCGCCACCGACGACGCGGCCGGCCGGCCGCGTGCCGCCAGCGAGCGGGAACTCGCCCGGGGGATCAGCGCCTTCCAGCACAACACGGCCCCACTGGTACGCGACGAGTTGTCACGCCTGGCCCGCGAGGGACAGCAGCCCTCTCAACTCTTCCTGACCTGTGCCGACTCACGCCTGGTCACCTCCATGATCACGTCCAGTGGCCCCGGCGATCTCTTCGTCGTCCGCAACGTGGGAAACCTCGTACCGCCGCCCGGCGCGGAAAGCGGTGACGACTCCGTGGCCGCTGCCATCGAGTACGCCGTGGACGTGCTGAAGGTGCGGTCCATCACGGTGTGCGGCCACTCTGGATGCGGCGCCATGCAGGCGTTGCTGGCCGCCGACCCCTCCGACACCGACACCCCGCTACAACGGTGGCTCAGGCACGGCCTCCCCAGTCTGCGGCGCTTGAGGAGCGAGGACTCCGTCCGGCTGACGAGAGACCTGCCCACGGGCACGGTCGACGCGGTCGAGCAACTGGGGATCACCAACGTGGTCCAGCAGTTGGAGCATCTGCGCGACCACGAAGCGGTGGCCCGCGCCCTGCGCGCCGGCCGGCTGGAACTGCAGGGCATGTACTTCCACGTCGGCGAGGCCCAGGCCTACCTGCTCGACCGACGCGGGGACGACGAGATGTTCCTCGTCGTCAGCGAGGAGGCGGAACCGGAGGACCGGAGGGATGCCGTAGGCGGCGACACACCCCCAGACACGGACCGGGCCGGACAGCCGGTCTGA